In Candidatus Krumholzibacteriia bacterium, a single window of DNA contains:
- a CDS encoding biopolymer transporter ExbD, giving the protein MRKRKGRISIFIDMTPMVDVVMLLLTFFMLTTHFKPPAEAEIVLPVSNSVIKLPESDVLTITVSKDERVYLNVDSQRLRGELFGTEHQLSGGVRIETSEQLATLLMRARSLNPKLRTVLKGDKGAPYGPIQDVMDVLQKVKITRFNLVTELEQG; this is encoded by the coding sequence GTGCGGAAGCGGAAGGGTCGGATCAGCATCTTCATCGACATGACTCCGATGGTCGACGTGGTCATGTTGTTACTCACCTTTTTCATGTTGACGACGCATTTCAAGCCACCTGCCGAGGCCGAGATCGTGCTGCCCGTGTCGAACTCGGTCATCAAGCTTCCCGAGTCCGACGTCCTCACCATCACCGTGAGCAAGGATGAGCGCGTGTATCTCAACGTCGACTCCCAGCGCCTGCGCGGTGAGCTGTTCGGCACCGAGCACCAGCTGAGTGGCGGCGTGCGCATCGAGACCTCCGAACAACTCGCGACCTTGTTGATGCGCGCCCGCAGCCTCAATCCGAAATTGCGCACGGTTCTCAAGGGCGACAAGGGCGCACCCTACGGTCCCATCCAGGACGTGATGGATGTGTTGCAGAAAGTGAAGATTACGCGCTTCAACCTGGTCACCGAGCTCGAGCAAGGCTGA
- a CDS encoding MotA/TolQ/ExbB proton channel family protein codes for MRPGLFIALILIAALVISSIIYSLLLPDYIKAGGQLVIVLMTLSIMVVAFIIERLLALQRARGSGPLSLFLKRIQKHVEAMEIDAAIQACQTQRGSCANIMRAGLEKFRLMRASTNDPKLVQQEVQSAMQESMMLEVPLLERNLSSISTIASISTLVGLLGTTLGMIRSFKALAHSGAPDAIALSQGISEALVNTAGGLLVAIIGIIAYNYFFTRIDDFTYTIDEAANYAMVQTLVEKSLQDQPGERMRGALAGSLAN; via the coding sequence TTGAGACCGGGGCTGTTCATAGCACTCATCCTGATCGCCGCACTGGTGATCTCGAGCATCATCTATAGTCTTCTGCTGCCGGATTACATCAAGGCGGGTGGGCAGCTCGTCATCGTCCTGATGACGCTATCCATCATGGTCGTCGCCTTCATCATCGAGCGCCTCCTGGCGCTGCAACGAGCTCGCGGGAGTGGACCGCTGAGCCTCTTCCTGAAGCGCATCCAGAAGCACGTCGAAGCCATGGAAATCGACGCGGCGATCCAGGCCTGCCAAACGCAGCGTGGTTCCTGCGCCAACATCATGCGCGCGGGACTGGAGAAGTTTCGGCTGATGCGTGCCTCGACGAACGACCCGAAGCTGGTGCAGCAAGAAGTACAGTCCGCGATGCAGGAGTCGATGATGCTGGAGGTCCCGCTCCTCGAACGGAACCTGTCGTCGATCTCCACCATCGCCTCGATCTCCACCCTCGTGGGGCTGCTGGGTACGACGCTGGGCATGATCCGTTCCTTCAAGGCCCTAGCCCACTCGGGGGCTCCGGACGCCATCGCCTTGTCGCAGGGGATCTCCGAGGCCCTGGTGAACACGGCCGGCGGTTTGCTCGTCGCGATCATCGGGATCATCGCCTACAACTACTTTTTCACTCGGATCGATGACTTCACCTACACGATCGACGAGGCGGCCAACTACGCCATGGTGCAGACCTTGGTGGAGAAGTCACTGCAGGACCAACCCGGAGAGAGGATGCGGGGGGCCCTGGCTGGATCTCTAGCGAACTGA